A stretch of Candidatus Saganbacteria bacterium DNA encodes these proteins:
- a CDS encoding alpha-ketoacid dehydrogenase subunit beta: MKEMYYWQAIQEAMAEEMERDRRVFLLGEDIAEYGGAFGVTRGLLEKFGKHRIVNTPISEPGIVGLATGAALKGLRPIVEIMFMDFMTLCSDQILNHAAKYAYMYAGMVNVPLVIRTPAGGRRAYGPTHSQSLESWFMRVPGLKVVAPSDPADAKGLLKTAIRDDNPVLFVEHKMLYAVKGPVPKKEYLIPFGQAAIRRSGNDVTIVTYSEMVPRALRTAEKLSEENIDAEVIDLRTLAPLDLPAVFASVKKTGRVLIAEEGWKTGGVGAEISAAIGENVLEYLEAPIRRVAAKDVHIPSSDVLEKLVLPDENDIYDAAMEIMGG; the protein is encoded by the coding sequence ATGAAAGAAATGTATTACTGGCAAGCTATCCAGGAAGCGATGGCCGAAGAAATGGAGCGCGACCGGCGAGTTTTCCTGTTAGGTGAGGACATTGCCGAGTATGGAGGCGCTTTCGGCGTGACACGCGGCCTGCTTGAAAAATTCGGCAAGCATAGGATTGTCAATACGCCGATTTCCGAGCCGGGAATCGTTGGTCTGGCGACCGGAGCTGCGCTCAAAGGATTACGTCCAATTGTTGAAATCATGTTTATGGATTTTATGACTCTGTGTTCAGATCAAATATTAAACCATGCAGCCAAATACGCTTATATGTATGCTGGCATGGTTAATGTTCCGCTGGTGATAAGGACTCCGGCTGGCGGCCGGCGGGCCTACGGTCCAACCCATTCACAAAGCTTGGAATCATGGTTTATGCGTGTTCCTGGCCTCAAGGTTGTGGCTCCTTCTGACCCCGCCGACGCCAAAGGATTGCTTAAAACAGCAATCCGCGATGATAACCCGGTACTTTTTGTCGAACATAAAATGCTCTATGCGGTCAAAGGCCCGGTGCCGAAAAAAGAATATCTCATCCCGTTCGGTCAGGCGGCTATCCGCCGCTCAGGAAACGATGTCACGATTGTGACCTACTCGGAGATGGTTCCTCGCGCACTACGCACCGCCGAGAAATTGTCGGAAGAAAATATCGATGCCGAAGTTATTGATTTACGCACCCTGGCACCGCTTGATTTACCGGCAGTTTTTGCTTCCGTGAAAAAGACCGGCAGGGTACTGATTGCTGAAGAAGGATGGAAAACCGGTGGTGTCGGGGCAGAGATTAGCGCGGCGATCGGCGAGAATGTCCTAGAATATTTGGAAGCGCCGATCCGTCGGGTAGCGGCCAAAGACGTTCATATCCCTTCGAGTGATGTTCTGGAAAAATTGGTCTTGCCGGACGAGAATGATATTTACGACGCGGCTATGGAAATAATGGGAGGTTAA
- a CDS encoding E3 binding domain-containing protein, giving the protein MATEIIIPKMGVNMTEAILSRWLKQEGELVNKGEPVVMIETDKAIFEIEAEDAGNLLKQVVREGETVPVMKVIGYIGTPGEKLLENKKIETKTGDGGEIKTETKTKASPAARRLAKENSLSLETISPTGPKGEVTVEDVENALTSIKVSWAGKLSDAFINSLKGDIQRFAALGSEDKIKQYKNNGAEIGAGVVIGKGSYIIAEYLEIGDGTKIGDNCVISCRKIKLGEMNFIGRNSEISCKELLIGDVLYAVGDFLIGGGGEQEPNARLWIGNNCFLGKGVVLNPCEEIILEDEVCLSPWAKVFTHSHWQSALDGYNADFAPVRIKKGAWLGPASFVMPGVTIGAGATVTGNSFVALDVPPRSLAGGVPAKVIKSSDHYPKRLTPEQKDALLKGIIVELVLKLKDKGYGVEEKIFSDRLALTVRRSGVEAKIVYSSALDAEIVRQVMEGTNRLIIIGFYLDLKGLDGTELSVFDLTARSATGRRDELSDEVREHLRKRGIRFTPILWRYMEGLK; this is encoded by the coding sequence ATGGCAACGGAAATTATTATTCCTAAAATGGGGGTCAATATGACCGAGGCGATCCTGTCCCGCTGGCTGAAGCAGGAAGGGGAGCTCGTGAACAAAGGTGAGCCGGTTGTTATGATTGAAACGGACAAGGCGATTTTTGAAATAGAAGCTGAGGATGCGGGAAATCTCTTGAAGCAAGTTGTTAGAGAAGGGGAAACAGTTCCGGTAATGAAAGTGATCGGTTATATAGGAACGCCGGGCGAAAAATTGCTGGAGAACAAAAAAATTGAAACTAAAACGGGAGATGGTGGAGAAATAAAAACCGAAACAAAAACCAAAGCAAGTCCCGCAGCCAGGCGGCTTGCCAAGGAAAATAGTTTATCGCTCGAAACGATATCACCGACCGGCCCAAAAGGGGAAGTGACGGTCGAAGATGTGGAAAATGCACTGACATCAATTAAGGTTTCCTGGGCGGGGAAATTATCCGATGCTTTTATTAACAGTTTAAAGGGGGATATTCAGCGGTTTGCCGCATTGGGATCAGAAGATAAAATTAAACAATATAAGAACAATGGGGCAGAGATCGGCGCGGGAGTTGTCATTGGTAAAGGAAGTTATATCATTGCCGAATATCTGGAGATAGGCGACGGGACAAAGATCGGAGACAATTGCGTGATCAGTTGTCGCAAGATTAAATTAGGGGAAATGAATTTTATCGGCCGAAATTCAGAGATCAGTTGCAAGGAGCTCCTGATTGGCGATGTCCTGTACGCGGTCGGAGATTTTTTGATTGGCGGTGGCGGGGAACAGGAACCCAATGCTCGTTTGTGGATTGGCAATAATTGTTTCCTTGGGAAGGGGGTGGTTCTTAATCCGTGTGAGGAGATTATCCTTGAGGACGAGGTTTGCTTGAGCCCGTGGGCAAAGGTTTTTACCCACAGCCACTGGCAGTCGGCGCTTGACGGTTACAATGCCGATTTCGCACCGGTCCGGATTAAGAAAGGAGCCTGGTTGGGACCCGCTTCATTTGTTATGCCCGGCGTAACGATAGGCGCAGGGGCGACGGTCACCGGCAATTCGTTTGTTGCCCTTGATGTCCCGCCGCGTTCCCTGGCTGGCGGTGTCCCTGCGAAGGTTATAAAGTCGTCTGACCATTATCCTAAACGGCTGACTCCCGAACAGAAAGACGCGCTCTTAAAAGGAATTATAGTTGAACTTGTTCTTAAGCTTAAGGACAAGGGATATGGGGTGGAAGAAAAAATATTCTCTGATCGTCTGGCGCTGACTGTCCGCCGATCGGGTGTGGAAGCGAAGATCGTATACTCCAGCGCGCTCGATGCGGAAATTGTGCGGCAGGTGATGGAAGGGACAAATCGACTGATTATTATAGGTTTTTACCTTGATTTAAAAGGATTGGATGGGACCGAGTTGTCGGTTTTTGATCTGACGGCTCGTTCAGCGACGGGTAGACGGGATGAATTATCCGATGAAGTGCGCGAGCATTTAAGGAAAAGAGGCATCCGGTTTACTCCAATACTATGGAGATACATGGAGGGTTTGAAATGA
- a CDS encoding PIG-L family deacetylase, with protein sequence MNILIIAPHPDDETLGVGGVIVKNVKKGNKVYCCVLTKAFPPQYSEELIVRKREEAEEARRVLGVEKNYYLELPTLKLDTLPLFDIQQKIMAVISKCHPEVVYLPHHGDINSDHRVAFEAGILAAKFTKESTVRNVLSYEVICSANWAPPFPESAFIPNYFEDISGTLAVKMEALKCYRSEMKLAPHPRSLELIEIEAKRWGSVIGTEAAEAFILIRGRVV encoded by the coding sequence ATGAATATTTTAATAATAGCGCCTCATCCCGATGACGAGACTCTTGGTGTTGGAGGAGTGATTGTCAAGAACGTCAAAAAAGGGAATAAGGTGTATTGTTGTGTTTTGACGAAAGCTTTCCCGCCTCAATATTCGGAAGAGTTGATTGTGCGTAAAAGAGAAGAGGCTGAGGAGGCAAGGAGAGTTCTTGGAGTCGAGAAAAATTATTATCTAGAATTGCCGACTCTAAAACTCGATACCCTGCCGCTGTTTGATATCCAGCAGAAGATTATGGCGGTAATTAGTAAGTGCCATCCTGAAGTCGTCTACCTGCCGCACCACGGGGATATCAACAGCGACCACCGGGTAGCATTCGAAGCGGGGATATTGGCGGCAAAATTCACGAAAGAATCAACCGTCAGGAATGTTTTATCTTACGAAGTTATCTGTTCCGCAAACTGGGCGCCGCCCTTTCCGGAAAGCGCTTTCATTCCCAATTATTTTGAGGATATTTCTGGAACGCTGGCGGTTAAAATGGAAGCGTTAAAATGCTACAGGAGTGAAATGAAGCTGGCTCCGCATCCCCGCTCGCTGGAACTGATCGAAATTGAAGCGAAGCGATGGGGAAGTGTCATTGGCACGGAGGCAGCTGAAGCATTTATTTTGATTAGGGGGAGAGTCGTTTGA
- the neuC gene encoding UDP-N-acetylglucosamine 2-epimerase (hydrolyzing), whose translation MKKRRKIAVVTGSRADYGYLLPVIRRIYKSDELQLRLIITGMHLSPRHGNTCRLIERDGFNINAKVPMLPMLESWTYMPEAIGDGIKGIALALDKLSPDILLVFGDRIETLAGAIAGSYMNIVVAHMHGGDRSKGDIDERARHAITKMSHLHFPATRLSAKRIRKMGERKELIFPVGSTTIDVIKGLKLKTRKQLGADLGLDDRDFVLVLQNPVTTEPQASYAEMKETLLALRSFPELAKVVVMPNADAGYLGINRAIEEFKKEVKLKVFINLERLDYLSLFNYARALIGNSSSGIIEAPSFKLPAINLGIRQAGRERSTNVIDVPHDKAKIVRAIRKALYDKKFKEQVRRCVSPYGDGLASERIVKTLSNINIDNELLQKQITY comes from the coding sequence TTGAAAAAAAGAAGAAAGATTGCAGTCGTTACCGGTTCGCGGGCTGATTATGGATATTTACTGCCGGTGATAAGAAGAATATATAAAAGTGATGAGCTGCAACTGCGACTGATAATTACCGGCATGCATCTTTCACCTCGACACGGCAATACTTGCCGGCTAATAGAGCGTGATGGTTTTAATATCAATGCCAAGGTTCCGATGCTGCCGATGCTGGAGAGTTGGACGTACATGCCGGAAGCGATTGGTGACGGTATTAAAGGCATTGCGTTGGCTCTTGATAAGCTTTCGCCTGACATCCTGTTGGTTTTCGGTGACCGGATCGAAACTTTGGCGGGGGCAATTGCCGGAAGTTATATGAACATTGTCGTTGCGCATATGCATGGCGGCGATCGCTCGAAAGGAGACATCGATGAGCGGGCGCGACACGCGATCACGAAAATGTCGCACCTTCATTTTCCGGCGACCCGACTTAGCGCCAAACGGATCAGAAAAATGGGGGAAAGAAAAGAATTAATCTTTCCGGTCGGTTCGACGACTATTGATGTCATAAAGGGACTGAAGCTCAAAACGCGCAAACAGCTCGGTGCTGACCTTGGCCTAGACGATCGTGATTTTGTTCTCGTTTTGCAGAACCCGGTGACAACGGAACCACAGGCGAGCTATGCGGAAATGAAAGAAACGCTTCTTGCCCTGCGCTCCTTTCCGGAGCTTGCCAAGGTTGTTGTTATGCCTAACGCCGACGCTGGTTATCTGGGGATCAACCGGGCGATCGAGGAGTTTAAAAAGGAGGTCAAGCTCAAAGTTTTCATCAACCTGGAACGTCTCGATTATCTAAGCCTGTTCAACTATGCCAGGGCGCTTATTGGAAACTCGAGTAGCGGCATTATTGAAGCCCCATCATTTAAGTTGCCGGCAATCAATCTGGGGATCAGGCAGGCCGGCCGGGAACGAAGCACCAACGTTATTGATGTGCCGCATGATAAGGCCAAGATCGTGAGGGCTATTAGAAAGGCGCTTTATGATAAAAAATTCAAGGAACAGGTTCGAAGATGTGTAAGCCCATACGGTGATGGGCTTGCCAGTGAGCGCATCGTTAAAACTTTGAGCAATATTAACATTGACAACGAGCTCTTGCAAAAACAAATAACTTATTAA
- a CDS encoding DegT/DnrJ/EryC1/StrS family aminotransferase → MTGIKIPLALPWFDEKESEAAAAIVKSKWLIFGKQAETFENEFAELVGAQYAIAVNSGSSALLVSLAAMGIEAGDEVIVPDMTFISTATAAMFLGARPIFTDLELNTYCMNPEDIEKRITPKTKLIMPVHYAGQTADMDPILTVAKKHNLRVLEDAAEAHLSEYKGKKCGTIGEMGIFSFTPSKPMTTGEGGMVVTNDKTLADKSRLIRNYGDTARFQWDLLGFNFRMPEVMGAIGRIQLRKLTKAIELRRKIAQRYTAGFKDEEAITTPSIRNYADHNFQLYTVRLKIDTLNISRDEVIAQLAEQGISTRLYYPSLHTQKVFARLGNYRDSDYPRTLEYTKTALSLPIFPDLTEGEIDYVTKTLINIIKRNKRR, encoded by the coding sequence ATGACAGGGATAAAAATACCTTTAGCCCTGCCCTGGTTTGATGAAAAAGAATCAGAGGCGGCCGCTGCGATCGTAAAATCGAAATGGCTGATTTTTGGCAAACAGGCGGAAACATTTGAAAATGAATTTGCTGAATTGGTTGGAGCACAGTATGCCATTGCTGTCAATTCAGGATCTTCTGCCCTACTGGTCTCTTTGGCCGCTATGGGAATAGAGGCGGGAGATGAAGTGATCGTGCCTGATATGACATTTATTTCAACGGCCACAGCAGCTATGTTTCTGGGCGCCAGGCCAATCTTTACAGATTTAGAGCTTAATACTTATTGTATGAATCCTGAAGATATTGAAAAGCGGATCACACCTAAAACAAAATTGATAATGCCTGTTCATTACGCTGGCCAAACGGCGGACATGGACCCGATTTTGACTGTTGCGAAAAAACATAATTTGAGGGTTTTAGAAGATGCGGCTGAAGCTCATTTGTCGGAATATAAAGGGAAGAAATGCGGGACCATTGGGGAGATGGGGATTTTCAGCTTTACTCCCAGTAAGCCGATGACCACTGGTGAAGGCGGTATGGTCGTTACCAATGATAAAACCCTGGCAGATAAATCCCGATTAATACGAAATTATGGCGACACCGCCAGGTTTCAATGGGATTTACTTGGATTTAATTTTCGCATGCCCGAGGTAATGGGTGCGATCGGAAGAATACAATTGCGAAAACTTACAAAAGCAATTGAGTTGCGAAGAAAGATAGCCCAGCGGTATACCGCGGGTTTTAAAGATGAGGAAGCGATAACCACTCCCTCAATAAGAAATTATGCCGATCATAACTTTCAGCTTTATACCGTTCGCCTGAAAATCGATACCCTGAATATCTCCCGAGATGAAGTTATTGCCCAGCTGGCCGAGCAGGGAATAAGCACCAGACTATATTATCCCTCCTTGCACACTCAAAAGGTTTTTGCACGGCTTGGTAATTATCGCGATTCTGATTATCCCCGTACCCTGGAATACACTAAAACAGCCTTGTCTCTACCCATTTTCCCGGATTTGACCGAAGGGGAAATTGATTATGTAACTAAAACCCTGATAAATATTATAAAAAGGAACAAAAGAAGGTAA
- a CDS encoding NAD-dependent epimerase/dehydratase family protein — protein MKKKVLITGGAGFIGSALARNLLKKDLDIRLFDLDFSNLESFQANQEIISKTEMVRGSILDTNALGNAVRGCDYVIHLAAMLGVRRTETKRMECLNINILGTINVLEACLKEKIKKVLFTSSSEVYGETNGLPILEDSPKNPISVYAITKLAGEEYLKAYANRYGLNYSVVRFFNVYGPGQVAEFVMPRFIKNVLEGSAPTIYGDGSQIRAFCYVEDAAEGATKALLSSEADQQAFNIGNNKEPIAMRDLAIKVLAVSGKKIEPKYIPMSDSDRNSSREIIRRVPSIDKARKILKYEPTVLLDEGISKVMAADHIIKTWFEG, from the coding sequence ATGAAGAAAAAGGTATTAATAACAGGCGGAGCTGGATTTATTGGAAGCGCGCTTGCCAGAAATCTATTGAAAAAAGATTTGGATATAAGACTATTCGATCTAGACTTCTCCAATCTGGAATCGTTTCAAGCCAACCAAGAAATTATTTCCAAAACGGAGATGGTCAGGGGAAGCATACTTGATACTAATGCTTTGGGCAACGCCGTAAGAGGGTGTGATTATGTGATACATCTGGCCGCGATGCTGGGCGTGAGGAGAACGGAGACCAAAAGAATGGAATGTCTTAATATTAACATATTGGGAACCATAAATGTGCTTGAGGCCTGTCTAAAGGAAAAGATAAAAAAGGTACTTTTCACCTCTTCTTCCGAGGTGTACGGCGAGACAAATGGATTGCCGATTTTGGAAGATTCGCCTAAAAATCCGATCTCGGTATATGCGATAACAAAACTTGCAGGAGAGGAATATCTTAAAGCATATGCCAATAGATATGGATTGAATTATTCGGTGGTCAGGTTTTTTAATGTCTATGGTCCGGGTCAGGTGGCTGAGTTCGTTATGCCGCGTTTTATTAAAAACGTTTTAGAGGGTTCAGCGCCTACCATTTATGGGGATGGTTCTCAGATCAGAGCTTTTTGTTATGTAGAGGATGCTGCGGAAGGTGCTACCAAGGCCCTGTTAAGTTCAGAGGCGGATCAGCAGGCTTTTAATATCGGGAATAACAAGGAGCCCATTGCGATGAGAGACTTGGCGATAAAAGTCTTAGCTGTTTCCGGCAAGAAAATCGAACCAAAATATATTCCGATGAGCGATTCCGACCGTAATTCTTCTAGGGAAATAATAAGGAGGGTCCCTTCTATTGATAAGGCACGTAAAATACTCAAATACGAACCCACGGTATTATTGGATGAAGGTATTTCAAAGGTTATGGCAGCAGACCATATAATAAAAACCTGGTTTGAGGGGTGA
- a CDS encoding acyltransferase, translating into MGKRFKNWKYPKIEEMKPTKYQWLVQHKENLILGKETDIGAFTFIAAHAGVVIEDNVQIGSHCSIYSNSTIDNTKGKIILKKKCCIGTHSTIMPGITVGKNSIVGAYSFVNKDIPDNVVAFGVPARIVRRLK; encoded by the coding sequence ATGGGTAAACGGTTTAAAAATTGGAAATATCCCAAGATAGAGGAAATGAAACCGACCAAATATCAATGGTTGGTTCAGCATAAGGAAAATTTGATTTTGGGGAAAGAAACAGATATAGGAGCTTTTACGTTTATTGCTGCTCATGCCGGTGTGGTTATTGAGGATAATGTACAAATCGGTTCCCATTGTTCCATATATTCGAATTCGACCATTGATAATACCAAGGGGAAAATAATCCTTAAAAAAAAATGTTGTATCGGCACTCACAGCACAATTATGCCGGGCATTACGGTAGGCAAAAATTCTATCGTGGGAGCTTACAGTTTTGTCAATAAAGACATACCGGATAATGTGGTTGCCTTCGGTGTGCCGGCAAGGATCGTAAGGAGGCTGAAATAA
- a CDS encoding nucleotide sugar dehydrogenase has protein sequence MPHDISRKIAKKQAVVSIIGLGYVGLPLAVAFADAGFKVIGLDLNGERVDEVNKGKSYIIDVSDDNIKKHISGKNRRLLASKDFSLLSQADVLCICVPTPLDINKKPDMSCVVSATRQIAQYLKEGQLVVLESTTYPGTTEGLVLPCLQSGKMRAGRDFYLAFSPERIDPGNNKFNFNNVPKIVGGITKNCTRLACAFYSMVYSKVLPVSSPQVAEMEKLLENIFRNVNIALVNEMALLCRKMGINIWEVIEAANSKPYGFMPFYPGPGVGGHCIPVDPFYLSWKAKEYDTYTRFIELAGEINDEMPKQVVNITQESMNIEGKCINGSKFLVLGVAYKKDINDVRESPALKIINLLKEQGGVVFYHDPCVPFVNLNGDTLKSCKLSDGFLTKIDCALLLTDHSRFDYDSLCRNLSLVIDTRNAIKKQTNSKCKIIKL, from the coding sequence ATGCCGCACGATATCAGCAGAAAAATAGCGAAAAAGCAAGCGGTTGTTTCCATTATCGGATTGGGTTATGTGGGCCTACCTCTGGCAGTAGCTTTCGCGGATGCCGGTTTTAAGGTGATAGGATTAGACTTAAATGGTGAGAGGGTTGATGAAGTTAACAAGGGGAAGAGCTACATAATAGATGTTTCTGATGATAACATAAAAAAACATATTTCAGGGAAAAACAGACGTTTGCTCGCCTCAAAAGACTTCTCGCTACTCAGCCAGGCCGATGTTCTCTGCATTTGCGTACCAACACCCCTGGATATAAATAAAAAGCCCGATATGTCCTGTGTTGTTTCTGCCACACGGCAGATAGCGCAATATCTTAAGGAGGGGCAATTGGTTGTCCTGGAAAGCACCACCTACCCGGGGACAACGGAAGGGCTGGTGCTGCCCTGCCTGCAGAGCGGTAAAATGCGGGCGGGCAGGGATTTTTACCTGGCCTTTTCCCCCGAAAGGATAGATCCCGGCAATAACAAATTCAATTTTAACAATGTGCCAAAAATTGTCGGCGGCATCACGAAAAATTGCACGCGGCTGGCGTGTGCGTTTTATTCCATGGTCTATTCGAAGGTTTTACCGGTTTCCTCTCCCCAAGTGGCGGAAATGGAAAAATTACTGGAAAATATTTTCCGCAACGTGAATATCGCGTTGGTCAATGAGATGGCGCTTCTTTGCCGAAAAATGGGCATCAATATCTGGGAAGTTATTGAAGCGGCTAACAGCAAACCCTACGGGTTTATGCCTTTTTATCCTGGCCCAGGCGTTGGCGGGCATTGTATTCCGGTTGACCCTTTCTATCTTTCCTGGAAAGCAAAAGAATATGATACCTACACACGCTTTATAGAACTGGCTGGGGAAATTAATGATGAAATGCCAAAACAAGTGGTAAATATCACTCAGGAAAGCATGAATATTGAGGGGAAGTGCATTAATGGTTCAAAGTTTTTGGTTTTAGGGGTGGCATATAAAAAAGATATCAATGATGTAAGAGAATCACCCGCGCTCAAAATAATAAATTTACTTAAAGAACAGGGCGGGGTCGTCTTTTATCATGACCCTTGTGTTCCGTTTGTCAATTTAAATGGCGACACGCTGAAGAGTTGCAAATTATCGGATGGATTTCTGACGAAGATTGATTGCGCACTTTTGTTAACGGATCATTCGAGATTTGATTACGATTCCCTTTGTCGAAATTTAAGTCTTGTAATTGATACAAGAAATGCAATCAAAAAGCAGACAAATAGCAAATGTAAGATAATTAAATTATGA
- a CDS encoding acylneuraminate cytidylyltransferase family protein codes for MTKYKHNKKVIGIIPARGGSKGVRRKNLKMVAGRPLLAWTIEQAKAAKYFDRFILSSEDAEIIAAARKLGCEAPFVRPRKLAGDGTHTIDVVLHALRKLSEKYDYVVLLQPTSPLRQAEDIDGCIELCMRKNADSCVSVVEAGKSLYWSFSLDQKNRLKPVLNTGKLIPRRQELPKAYTLNGAVYCARVDWLFKKKMFITDETIAFVMPPERSLDIDSELDLKIVDCLLGGKK; via the coding sequence ATGACGAAGTATAAACATAATAAAAAAGTAATCGGTATCATCCCCGCCCGCGGTGGTTCCAAGGGCGTGCGTCGGAAAAACCTCAAAATGGTCGCCGGCCGGCCGCTCCTTGCCTGGACGATAGAGCAGGCCAAAGCGGCAAAATACTTTGACCGGTTTATTCTCTCTTCGGAAGACGCGGAGATCATTGCCGCTGCCAGAAAACTTGGTTGCGAGGCACCCTTTGTCCGACCCCGAAAACTGGCCGGCGACGGGACGCATACAATAGATGTTGTGCTTCACGCGCTAAGGAAACTGTCCGAAAAATATGATTATGTCGTCTTATTGCAGCCTACCTCTCCTTTGCGCCAGGCAGAAGATATTGATGGTTGTATTGAGCTGTGTATGAGGAAAAACGCTGATTCCTGTGTGTCTGTGGTTGAAGCAGGGAAAAGCCTTTATTGGTCTTTTTCCCTTGACCAGAAAAATCGTTTAAAACCGGTACTGAATACCGGAAAGCTGATCCCCCGCCGCCAAGAATTGCCTAAAGCTTATACGCTCAATGGCGCCGTTTATTGCGCTCGGGTTGACTGGTTGTTTAAGAAAAAGATGTTTATAACTGACGAAACTATAGCTTTTGTTATGCCACCCGAGAGATCTTTGGATATTGATTCCGAATTGGATCTAAAAATTGTGGATTGTTTGCTGGGCGGGAAGAAATGA